One window of the Lacerta agilis isolate rLacAgi1 chromosome 17, rLacAgi1.pri, whole genome shotgun sequence genome contains the following:
- the ARL6IP4 gene encoding ADP-ribosylation factor-like protein 6-interacting protein 4 isoform X3, with product MMANSQARKRFRSRSRSNSQSRQDVEEKEKKRRKSSRESQGRMRSLSPASKRGSEPPRVQMGSASSKEVKKKKKKEKEKKKRRRGGSSSRSSGSSSETSSLSSGSSSSSDSSPDVSGDDESNRKRRKQSKKKLSKEKVKKQKKRRKRKTKKKAKNKSKGREKEGETKGEALPGPSLDQWQKETLGDSGPGKILPQASPDRRAEIPHPSNEAHDKRGVGRPAECDKESR from the exons ATGATGGCTAACAGCCAGGCGAGGAAAAGGTTTCGGAGCAGGAGCCGAAGCAACTCTCAGAGCAGGCAAGatgtggaggagaaggagaagaaaaggaggaaaagcagCAGAGAATCTCAGGGGAGGATGAGGAGTTTGTCTCCTGCCAGCAAAAGAGGATCTGAGCCCCCAAGGGTCCAGATGGGCTCAGCCTCCAGCAAAGAAG tgaaaaagaagaagaagaaagagaaggagaagaagaagaggagaagaggcggcagcagcagcaggagcagcggcTCTTCCTCCGAGACCAGCTCCTTGTCTTCTGGATCGTCCTCCTCTTCCGATTCCTCTCCAGATGTGTCAGGTGACGATGAATCCAACCGCAAAAGGAGGAAGCAGAGCAAGAAGAAGCTAAGCAAAGAGAAAGttaaaaagcaaaagaagaggaggaagaggaaaaccaagaagaaagcaaagaataaatcaaaggggagggagaaagagggagaaacaaaGGGGGAGGCGCTCCCTGGCCCTTCCCTGGATCAGTGGCAGAAAGAGACGCTGGGAGACTCCGGGCCAGGTAAGATCCTCCCCCAGGCAAG CCCTGACAGACGAGCAGAAATCCCGCATCCAAGCAATGAAGCCCATGACAAAAGAGGAGTGGGACGCCCGGCAGAGTGTGATAAGGAGAGTCGTTGA